A single region of the Cucumis melo cultivar AY chromosome 3, USDA_Cmelo_AY_1.0, whole genome shotgun sequence genome encodes:
- the LOC103485390 gene encoding probable protein phosphatase 2C 2: MLDLQEYLWGFSLLSLLFCSLHGLLTKALPMAISLYSPSSSAFPPPPPPPPSPISWVTHMLLRTRNNPSQQNAQPPNKTHEQPIDHSTTTLIPHKMFMEVPDSLTMAKPLGASNKFRKRPAKLVLPEYCPGPEFSKLRKKMEIQEFHVQGRDYCLATKKGRRETLEDAYGVMLDIFGDSKQAFFAVVDGHGGRDAADYVVEHLGKNIINALEKIAGEEEKAIESAIRRGHKRTDEEFLSQGVGSGACAASVLVKDGELHVANVGDCRVVLSRNGVATPLTKQHRLCREEERVRIEKSGGFVECKNGVWRVQGSLAVSRAIGDLHLKEWVISEPEIHRLPLTPDCEFLIMASDGLWDKVKDQEAVDEVMREMGDEKNKEAMKACKMLMEMSFRRGNMDDVTVMVIQLHPYFISI, translated from the exons ATGTTGGATTTGCAAGAATACTTGTGGGGATTTTcccttctctctctccttttttgTTCTCTTCATGGCTTATTAACAAAAGCCCTTCCCATGGCCATTTCTCTCTATTCTCCTTCTTCCTCTGCttttcctcctcctcctcctcctcctccttctcctATTTCTTGGGTTACCCATATGCTCCTCCGAACTCGCAATAATCCCTCCCAACAAAATGCTCAGCCTCCCAACAAAACGCACGAGCAACCAATAGATCATTCCACCACCACCCTAATTCCACACAAAATGTTTATGGAAGTGCCGGATTCTTTGACAATGGCGAAGCCCCTTGGGGCTTCTAATAAGTTTAGGAAAAGACCTGCAAAGCTGGTGCTTCCGGAATATTGTCCTGGACCGGAATTTTCAAAACTTAGGAAGAAAATGGAGATTCAGGAATTCCATGTCCAAGGCAGAGATTACTGTTTGGCGACCAAGAAAGGAAGGCGAGAAACGTTGGAAGATGCTTATGGAGTTATGCTTGATATTTTCGGAGATTCCAAACAG GCTTTCTTCGCTGTAGTGGACGGACATGGTGGTCGGGATGCCGCCGATTACGTGGTGGAACATTTAGGGAAGAACATCATAAACGCTCTTGAGAAAATTGCTGGTGAGGAAGAAAAGGCAATCGAATCCGCAATTCGCAGAGGTCACAAACGCACAGACGAGGAGTTCCTTAGTCAG GGCGTAGGTAGTGGAGCCTGTGCGGCGAGCGTGCTGGTGAAAGACGGCGAGCTTCATGTGGCAAACGTCGGAGATTGTCGAGTAGTATTGAGCAGAAACGGGGTGGCGACGCCATTAACGAAGCAGCACCGACTGTGTCGAGAAGAAGAGCGGGTCCGGATAGAGAAGTCG GGAGGGTTTGTGGAGTGCAAAAATGGAGTGTGGAGAGTTCAAGGATCGTTGGCGGTGTCGAGGGCCATTGGAGATTTGCATTTGAAAGAATGGGTGATTTCAGAGCCTGAaattcatcgtcttcctctaaCTCCTGATTGCGAGTTCTTGATAATGGCGTCTGATGGACTGTGGGATAAG gTAAAAGATCAAGAGGCAGTGGATGAAGTAATGAGGGAAATGGGAGATGAGAAGAATAAGGAAGCAATGAAGGCATGCAAAATGCTAATGGAAATGTCATTTAGAAGAGGAAACATGGATGATGTCACAGTCATGGTCATCCAACTTCACCCCTACTTCATTTCCATTTAG